The following coding sequences are from one Streptosporangiales bacterium window:
- a CDS encoding Lrp/AsnC family transcriptional regulator: MVQAYILIQTDVGKAADVAREIAALNGVTLAEDVIGPYDVIVRAEAKSDDELGKLVVARIQQIEGIARTLTCPVVHI; this comes from the coding sequence ATGGTCCAGGCGTACATCCTCATCCAGACCGACGTGGGCAAAGCTGCCGACGTCGCACGTGAGATCGCCGCGCTGAACGGCGTGACGCTCGCCGAGGACGTCATCGGTCCCTACGACGTGATCGTCAGGGCCGAAGCGAAGAGCGACGACGAGTTGGGCAAGCTGGTCGTGGCGCGAATCCAGCAGATCGAGGGCATCGCCAGGACGCTGACCTGTCCGGTGGTGCACATCTAG
- a CDS encoding DUF3515 family protein, which produces MLRHGLTAGLLCLVLVGCTGTVEVTPPEPAKPVKDACLRLQQQLPDRVAGEDRREAEPRSKLTAAWGDPEITLRCGVGKPRAYTKTSQLFTVNGVAWLPVPPGAEIPTAFYAVERTAYIELTVPEEQQPAADALVDLGKAIKATVPKDPDAGP; this is translated from the coding sequence ATGCTGCGACACGGCCTCACCGCCGGGCTGTTGTGCCTCGTCCTCGTCGGTTGTACGGGCACCGTCGAGGTGACGCCGCCCGAGCCGGCGAAGCCCGTGAAGGACGCCTGCCTGCGGCTGCAGCAGCAGCTGCCGGACCGGGTCGCCGGCGAGGACAGGCGCGAGGCCGAGCCGCGGAGCAAGCTGACGGCGGCGTGGGGCGACCCGGAGATCACGTTGCGCTGTGGTGTCGGGAAACCGCGGGCGTACACGAAGACCTCGCAGCTGTTCACGGTGAACGGCGTCGCGTGGCTGCCGGTGCCGCCGGGCGCGGAGATCCCGACCGCGTTCTACGCGGTCGAGCGCACGGCGTACATCGAGCTGACCGTGCCAGAGGAACAGCAGCCGGCCGCGGACGCACTGGTCGACCTCGGCAAGGCGATCAAGGCCACCGTCCCGAAGGACCCTGACGCCGGTCCGTAG